The genomic region CACACGGTCAATTAACAtctttcatgattttagcTATAACCAGAATATTTCCCGTGGTTCGGCCTTTGCAGCAGAACAACGGTTATTAGGCTTTATGCAACCGTTGTTAATTAGTGTTcagaagaattttttatttttaatcataataattaattatgatgaaaagatataaatattttatttattattggaattaaaaacaatttaactatttaatcCCACTCTATAAAGTCAAGTTGACTACCCAAACAAGAAATGGGAGGCCCAATGACTAGCCCATGGTTTAACTGGTTCTATGGGCCCAAACCGGCCCGTTATGCTTCAATCAATTCTGACTTTAGAAAAACTACAATTAAAAACTAGtttgttaaaaagaaaaagattatgaGAAAATGGTTTAAaatgtaattcttttattaatttttattatattaaaatacaaaattgaagtatttataattatatcaacatTTCAATAAACTGGACAATACTGTCAATTTAAGCAATACATCAACATGAGTaagaacaataaataaattacagacACCCACATAAGATTCGATGAGACTAAAATTCATGACCTTGAACTTGTTCATGAGATCTCAACTTTAATCACTAAACTAAtacgataaataaatttcaaagattgaaaatttaagttttattgcATTGTGTTCTTAAGCAAATTTTGGTTAGTTTGGTGAATAGTTTAAATCTTAGAAATCAAAATTccagattaattaattaaattgttttaaaagaaataataaattataattggcTCCTCTGagatttactataattataattattcttttattatttgaaaaactacaaatattCCCTTAGTATTAACGATagtattaaatgataatattttttatcttgtcactatataattattaatgataaaaaattatgtataacgTTGTCACTAAatgaaatcatatttcttttgtcACGTATATTAAACAACTACACAAGAAATCGCATCCTATAAAGCACTAAACAAAACATGCAAAAATTTAGAGAAgcacttaaataaaataaaaagaaatgacaATTTCATGCCTACATTTTAGATTCATGAAGCATTGATGTGCCCTCATTTCAACCCCTAAAAAGTTTCACTTTACCCACAAAACCCTCATTCATACTCTTCTCACCCCCATCAATACTAACTTCTTTtccaagatttttcatttatccctctctctctctctctcacacacacacaatatatatatatatatatatgaagataCACATGATGATCAGCAACCCTAATTCTTGCAAAAACCCTTAGTACTAAAAATTTGTAAGAAAACCCTGTTTTTGCAAGAATGGTGAACAACATGAGCAGTATCATGTCCATAACAGACCAAGATTTGGTGAAAGAAGAGCCGATCCTACTCATGTCCCCAAGAAACCCTGTCCCAACAGAGACAATATTCCTGTCCAACATAGACCAGGCAGTGACTTTTCCAGTTGAGACAGTGTTCTTCTATGAGGTTCCACCAAACATGGCCTCAGCTGCATCAACAGTTGGGATTGCTGGAAAGGTGAAAAAAGCAGTGGAGGAAGTGCTCTTGGTGCCTTATTACTTCATGGCTGGAAGGCTCAACTTCAGTGATGAGACTAAGAGGCTGGAGCTTGTGTGCAACAATGCAGGTGCCTTGTTTGTTAGTGCAAAATCAAGATTTTGTCTCAAGGATCTTGGCAATCTTTCTCACCCAAATCCAAGTTTTCATCACTTTGTGCTTCGCCCCGGGATCTATAAAAGCCTTGCAGAAACTGCACTTTTCACTATTCAGGCAAGCATTCATGTGGTTtggtttctcaatttgttgaTCAATGCATGTACTAAAAATCTTTTTGCTCAAATCAGGTTTGGTCGAATTAAACCAATCACATATATAGTAAGTGTGATATATctattatgtgattggtcatttttccTAAACTATACACCAATGACATATTGCACTTgccatataattgattcaggTTCGGTCAAACCTTGTCTGGGTTGGAATTTTTTCTTACGtacatagatttttttttcttttattatacatTTGTGCCTACAAAAAAGTTGAGTTttcattacattataaataattacgtCTTAAAAATCgtgataaatcaatactattaatcACAGTCAgataaaaccaaaataaaatttattgttttcaatattctccatgatttttagccatagccaaaatatttgctatgattttGGTCATGGCTAATACTTTAACCATACTTGCAGAAACAACGGTTAATGGCCATTGCGAAATCCTAATTCATTTCTCgttactatgatttttttcttttagctatagtaattaaccatagcgaaatattatattttttctagtagTGTAATACAAATgtatttccaaataaaatatataattaaattatattaggaaaaataatataattttagccCATTAACTTGTGGGAAGTGTCATTTTTATCCTgcagaaattaatttttgtaatttagtcctgttaactttaaaattttggcaatttttatcatagaactaaattataaaaataaattcgtatagaacaaaaaataccaCATTCTaagttataggattaaaattataatttttcaattatattatgatttaaaattgagACTGAATATGATATTGTGTGAATGTGACATCAGTgtattacacaaaaatatgaaagaaggTCGATCGATCATCTTTATTGACCACTTTACTTcgtatcaatttattttaagtatgaAACTTATAGGGTAATTATATTTCCATCCCTTAAGTTTACGCATCTTACCAagaaattcttcaattttgaaaaattacaatgtgCTCCATGCAacttgtatttcatttttatatttcgtcagcagaaaacaaaatagaCAGAATAAATTCtgtgtaataaaatataatttcaggTAATGtaagtgtatatttttttaacttaaagaataaattacatttacaacATTTATACCCCTTAAgtttaattaagtatattttacaaaaaaaggTTCCTTAAATTCTAAGAAAGTTAGTTGAGCTCATgcaagtaatatttatattttctcccCTCAAATATTGGAAAATCGGAGAGAATTtgtacaataaaatattattgcagGGGATGTTATTACAAtattcattacaaaaaaatgactcaatagttaagaaaaaaatcagtaTTGAGCTTAGCGACGAGAATTTTACTAGCTAATTAGTTTGACTCtaattttaatagaatttgtgattgggattaaaattataaattttcgtaatttatgaaaataaatttgatgggtCCTAAAACAATGAGAGTAAAATCgcaaaaagagtaaattatggAACGTAAATTACGATTTTCCGGATCAATGATGACAATTATCTTTTCTTCCTGATTAATAGATTCTTGCACGTTGATGATTCAGGTAACTAGGTTTGAATGTGGTGGATTTGCACTAGGATTCACCACAAACCATGCAATTCTTGATGGGAAATCAGCAAGTGAAATGTTCCACAACCTTGCTTCAATATGTAGGGGAGAAGGCCTAAAAACCAACCACATCAACAATGACAGAACCTGCATGAAAGCAAGAACCCCACCCCAAATCCTCTTCCCACACACTGAGTACGTAAAGCTCGCTAGAACGTCGTCCCTCCTCTCTTCTTTCACCTCCCAGAAACGGCCATCACCGTCTCCACACATCTTCTCTGACAAGTACACGCACAAGCTCTTCTCATTCACCCCACAGATGCTGAAATTGTTGAAGCAAAAGGCGATGATCGAGTGCTCAACCTTCGAAGCAATCCTAGCCCACATTTGGAGGGCAAGAACAAGGGCCATTCTTGGTCATGATTGTGATCAACATCAAGATCAAGATTCAACCGTTCTCTTTGCAGTGGATATAAGGGACACGATATCGCCTCCCCTACCGAGTTCTTTCATAGGGAACGCTGTGATCACGGGTTATGCACGGACTAAGGCTCGGGATTTGGTGGGCGGGCCGTTGTCTTACGGTGTTGAGATGGTGAGGGAGGGGAGGGAGAGAGTGACAAGTGAATATATAAGGTCTGTGATAGATTGGTTGGAGGTGTATAAAGGGACTCCAGCAACTTGTGGATGTGCATTTTATGTGTCAGCTTGGTGGAAATTGGGTTTTGGGGAGGTGGATTTAGGGTTTGGGAGGGCTAAACATGCTGGCCCTATTGTGAGTGGGAATGATGAGTTTGTGCTTTTGTTGGATGGTGGGGATTGTGATGAGGGGGGAAAAGGGTTGGGGATCAATGTGTGGATTGGGCTAGAAAAGGATAAAATGGAGAGGTTCTTGAAATGTGTTTTTGAGATGTGATGCcacagaaaattttaattcaaatagagtttggttgaatttgaactaattatatggcTAATGCAGTACTTTTAGTCTATGATTGGtgtataattaagaaaaaatgatcaatttcatagcaagtgtattacacttgCTATGTTGACTTGATTCgaccaaattttatttggataagaatttttcataacATGACTAGTTGAATAAGAATAGTACTATTGAAAATTAAggatttataaagtattataCGTTGTGataacatataattttgtattacaGTCACATGATTTGTTGTGTGATGAAAAATTACCTATTTCATATGAATGATTAAGTACTGAAATTTGAGTCTGTATGTCTGAAACATATAAGTCGATATATGTGGATTCTATCTTAAGAAATTTGCTGGATTGGCCccatacttcaaatatttttattcaaactgCATTTGGATGGAAGAATTTTAGTTTAGGGGaggataaaatttaaataatattattattccaATACTAACTAAGCTTGcttgcttttgatttttttcacaaacttTTTTAGGGTGAATCACGATGAGCTcgtgttaatataattacgaatattttcttattatttaaaaatttataaatatttttataatatttgattaaattatgtaatctttaaATTGAGGTATTAAATTACCAACTTTattctttgaattaaaaaaaaaagtgaaaactTGTGAAAAAATTAGATCAGGGTGGAggaaaagatttaaaatattattagaaaattatccttttagtgcaataaaaatttagaaaaatttaaaaaattagtaaaattataattcataattcaaaaccCCACAAGAACATTTTGGATCTgctcaccacaaaaaattaatgaaaacataacaGGAATTAATGGATTTGGCTGATTATTAAacaattgttaaaattaaaggcattggtaatttctcaaataatatgaaaatatttgtaattatatcagatTTTAAGAAAGTTcgttatgatttatttttatttttttaatttcattttctcagTGTATTTAAGATAAGagatatgtataaaaaaaaatggtattttGGCAAAGTTCTTTATTTggatatttgaataattcttgaaccataaatattttaacatatcaAGAATTAGTACCTCAATTCggattgggataattacaccatcATCCTTTAAGATTTGGTGTAGTtatacatgtatttttttatttgaaaaattttatttattatctttgaTGTTTGTTCTCATCTATAGATCTatatgttagtcaaaatttacaaaatatgctgatattaataaaataaataaataaaaatatttactccaaattgacttattattgacgtATTGtgggtcaaataaatattttctgattaaATTACCATTATACATCTTCGTAcgtgttaatgcatgtaatgAGATACATCTTCAActttataaggataatttgatcaaaaaatatttattttgacctataataaatcagtagtaagtcaattaggggtaaatatgaattttcaatcaaattttttgctaatattaacaaatttcgTAAGTTTTAACTAAtggattgatttatttgtcgaatataattaaaagcaaggagtttatatgtaattttttaaactataaaaaaattatgcgtaattatatcaaatttcaagggGGATGGCGTAATTATCCCATGCGAATTTATTACTTTCTCAAGGGCGAAAAATAAGAACACTAAAGTTTGGGGATCTAAAAGGAATTACGATAAGTTCAGCGGAcgatttaaaaagatataagacGGAAAATGAACCtgagaagaaagagaataaaggaaaacaaaaaaaagacgaGAGAGATTCACATCTCACCCAAATTCTCTCTCCTCTTCAGGTATTTTCTCTCGCTAACCATACATACATCGTATCTATGTCTGTGTTTTCCGGGCTCTTTTGTGGGGTTTCTGTGTTTTTCCTTGGTGACCATGCATGTGTATTAACAGCCGATGGTTGTTCGTGCAATTGGTGTTGAATCTGTTTTAATTACGGATCCCGATGTACAGATAATTGTAGCTGTTGAGCTTCAATTTGGTTTTGAGTTGAATTTTGAGGAGTTTTGATTAGGGTTTTCGGCTTGTTAGCGGAGCTTCGAGTGATTGTTAGGGTTTTGTTGttcaatttgttattttctgtGGGTTATTTTGTGGGATTTATTTCCTGTCGTTTCTGGAAGTAAAGTGAATGTGCTATGGTGGACTCTTGGCGTGTTGATGAATTCCGAGCTTATGTTGGGTTTAGTTTTTCAATGTTTAGTTTAAATAGCTATATATGTTCTAATTGAACCTCTATCAGGTTTTTGCTGGTAGTTGTTTAGTTTGGGGGTTTTGGATTACAGGGAACCTTTTGGAGGTGTTTTGGAAAAATCTTTTAGGGTCTAAAGTTAATCTTCATGGTTAAATCTAAGGTGGgttgtgttttcttttatttagtcTGCTCATTCATGCATTGCCACATCAATAGTTTCTACTCTTCTTGTGATCAATATTTCGGGCTGCTTGTCGTGACGACTATTCTAGTAATAGCTATATTTGGATTATTGAGGTTCTTCTTGAATGAATACTTTCTACTCAAGCTGAATTTATTAgcaaaatttattgatcatGAACGAATTATTATtcaatctaatttatttttctattcttCATTGCTTATTGCATCTAATAGTTTGTTATCTTTGACGTCCTCTTAAGTAGTGACTTCATATGATCTTCTGATTGTTCTCTTTCTAGCTTTTAAGTTTGTTAATGTGGCAATGGCAGGTAGTGAACTGGCATTAAGTTGTACCTTGATCTTGGGCTGGTACAGAAGTTGACAATGAACCAGCGGAATACCATTGATTTAGATCAAGGATGGGACTTCATGCAAAAAGGGATtacaaaactgaaaaatatattggaaGGACTACCTGAGCCACAATTCAGCTCAGAGGACTACATGATGCTCTACACGTACTATTTCAATGCTTTTATCTGGTTAATACGGGAACTTGTTGGCTGTTATTGACTTCTCAATTGTTTATGAGGTTCTTTCATTCTTATTTACAGGACAATATATAACATGTGTACCCAGAAGCCCCCTCATGATTATTCTCAGCAATTGTATGACAAGTACCGGGAGTCTTTTGAAGAGTACATTACTTCAACGGTAAGGATGACTGGGTTCTGTTTACTGACGTAATACGGTAATAAAGTCCTTATTCACATGCACCTGAAGAATCCATTAAAGTTCTGGGTGCTAGACTTGGAATATTTGAACATTGTACCAACATGGTAGCTTTATGATGGTGATTCACCACTCATCTATATCTCCATGGAAGTATCTCTTCCATTTGTACCTTTATGGACTGTATTAAAGGTGCATAACTGCATATTCGATTTTCTATTCATAATATGCAAGTGCTGACAGCTGATTGCATATAAATGTCCTTCTTGCTTTAGATGTTTTTGGTTTGGTAATTTATTCTGCatgatgatttaataattattttcataatattggTTGGTTGGACTACTTACCTTCTAATGGCAGTTGTACGTGAATACCAAACTTCTTAAAGGATTGAGTTATTTCATGTTTGGTTCCCTTTCCCTTTATTCATGGAGAGGGTTTGTGCAAAAATGTGACAAAGGGATAATTGGAAGATGCCAAGAACCGTGATAGTATTCTTGTCTGAGAAAGAAAAGTTATGTAGAAGTTCTTGTTAGAAATAGAGAAGGCAAAATATGTTATTGtatattacaaatgatgtCCAATCTCTAACACATAAGGGTGTATATAGAGGCTAAGTACAAATCATAGTTATGAAAGCCATGCCATGGCGCAAGCCCAACGCCAGTTTTATAATAGGGAGCTAATGCCGCTGGGCTTGCTCCTGGAGTAGAAATTCTGTGGTGCCATAGTGCGCCATGTGAAAGCACACACACGGTTGGTTTGACGGTGTAGTATGCAGAAGCAAGTATAAGCCTTCACAAATTGCCAATTGCCCTCCCCGATCCCAAGTCCTGgaaacacaagaatttgtaGAAAATTTAGTTACGCAATTATCTCTTAGTAAATTTGCTCACAGATAATCTATTACATTCAAGATTAGGCACAAATAAAACTGAGTGAAGGACAAGTTCGAAAAGCCAAATCCAACAACTTTTAACACGAGCCATCGGCTACCTGAACTTTAATTGGGTTAGGGCAGACCGAGAGGAGGAAAGGAGTACCTTATTCCCATGTGGTCGGACATCCCAGATTTGTTCCATGAGTTTGAGAAGCTTTTGAATGTTATAAAGGTTAGGGATATACCACCTCTATATATTATACTCTGTTTCTTGATCCTACATTACTAGGACCAATTTGATGTCGAGGGACGACTGATGAAGGACCTGAATGTGAAAATGTGGCTGGGATGATGATTGGTTTTATTCAGCCAGAATTTTCGCGACCGGATAAGGGAGTGAGACCTGAACAGACTGGAAAAAAACTGGATGGATGCAGCAAAGTCGAGCTATGGTTAACTCTGATATTTCCGCAAGTTACAAGATACAATATCTTGAAGTCCTATCTTCCTGCTTTGTTTAACTCTGATATTTCCGCTATGTTTCTTGCTTTGTCAAGTTACAAGATATTTCCGCAACATAGATGCAATATCTTGAAGTCCTATCTTCCTTGAACCCAACATAGTCTGCACTAGAGGTAAGCTTCTATCTTCACATGTGCATGTCGCTTGAACAACAAATAGTTTACTAGGAGCAccctttatatatttcaagatCCTGACCGCAGCCTCCTAGTGAACCGTTCGTGGCTTATCCATAAACCGACTAACTAATCCAATTGCAAAGGAGATATGAGGCCTAGGCCTAGTCAGAGTCAAATAGATCAGTTTCCCCACAATTCATCTATACTTCACCATTGTCCTCTTAAGTAATTACCATCGTCATCCCAAAAATCAGGATTAAAGTCGATGGAAATATCTGCAGGTTTAGTTCCAAGAAGACCAGTTCCCTGGAGCAGATCAGTAGCATATTTCCTCTGAGATAGACTGATGGAGAAATTCTATGCTTGCTATAAGCAATTTCAACACCCAAGGAGTATGGTTGTCGTCCAGGATCATTGGAGATAAAATGTTTATGTAGGTAGGCCTTGTTGACTTCAGGGCATTGGTTGAAGAGTGACAAGAAGAGTGATCACTCAGACTATTCTTGTGGTGAATCACTGAGAAACATGGCCACGATTCTACTGAATTTTGACGCAACGGTATAGATGGAGTTGGTTAATGTACAGTGAGCTTCTGTGGACTAGAACATCATCAACTTCAGAAATTAGGTTCAATCAGTGGTAGACCAGGAAATCCTAGAGTCATGATCGGGTCTGACAAAGTGATCTTTAGCATTTTAGTGGGTCATCCCTGTTTATGTAgttttgcttttctttattctaaactaaattttgaggCTGAACTGAAAATTAGGATCTAACAGACTACCTTGCAAATGACTTTAGAGTTAtggttaaattttatattctaattttaccATGGTTTATTCATACAGTTAGTTtcttaaattggatttattttcttgtttttgccATGTATTTTTgactttcttatttttaatttaggtATTGCCTTCTTTGAGGGAGAAGCATGATGAGTTCATGTTGAGAGAGCTCGTGAAAAGATGGTTGAATCATAAAATCATGGTGCGATGGCTTTCAAGATTCTTTCACTATCTTGATCGGTACTTTATAGCCAGAAGATCACTTCCAGCACTTAAAGAAGTTGGTCTGACTTGCTTCCGGGACCTGGTAACTTCTGGCTATATTCCACATTCATCTCTAGCTGAGTTTTATCGCTTGATCTAATAGCCGAGattcatttctttttgaaaatggGATTGACAGAATATTTATGTGGATTGTCAGAGTCTGCTTGTTCTTCTCTCCCCCTACTTGTTTTAATCCTTTCCCccccttttcatttttctgttgGGTTTTTGAATGTTTTGGTACCTGTATTCTGGTTTCAGGTGTACCAGGAGATAAATGGGAAAGTGAGAGATGCTGTTATATCACTGGTGTGTTTTGTTGTTACTTTCCTTTATACCATACTATCTTCTTATTCTTCTATTGAGgtttctatataatattttttctctccagATTGATCAAGAGCGGGAAGGAGAGCAAATAGACCGGGCTTTATTGAAGAATGTATTGGATATCTTTGTTGAAATTGGAATGGGGCAGATGGATTATTATGAGAACGACTTTGAAGCAGCAATGCTGAAGGACACAGCTGCTTACTATTCCCGGAAGGCTTCAAACTGGATCTTAGATGATTCATGTCCTGACTATATGTTGAAAgtaaatatacattatttatcCTATTGTAATTCAGAAACCCAACCCCTCCAGAGTGCAGGTTGAAATTGCATGCtcatagacacacacacacacacactctcactttctctctcatcaacaCCAATATAATGCGGTGCCTAACGTGTCTGGGCACACCACTTCCCCTATTGTAATTCAGAAACCCAACCCCTCCAGAGTGCAGGTTGAAATTGCATGCtcatagacacacacacacacacactctcactttctctctcatcaacaCCAATATAATGCGGTGCCTAACGTGTCTGGGCACACCACTTCCcttcataatttataacattCATTTTTGGAAATCCAGGCTGAGGAGTGTTTGAAACGAGAAAAGGACAGAGTTTCCCATTATCTTCATTCAAGTAGTGAGACAAAGTTGCTTGAGGTTTGTTCTTACTCTCGGATAATCAGCTCTATAAGCAGGGCATCTATCAGTTTCCCGAGTACTGAATGTGTTTTAATGTAGTTACCGGTCTGATTTCTTAAGTTTTTCTGACTcaatagaattattttattgtgtttatatttatattaattgttgattCTTAATTCTGGTAGAAAGTACAACATGAGCTATTGTCTGTGTATGCAACTCAACTGCTTGAGAAGGAGCACTCTGGTTGTCATGCATTACTCAGGGATGATAAGGTATTTGCTCTGCAaagtctttatttttatatttggatgttatattttttggcgACTCTTTGACGCTAAATCTAGCCTTTTGTCCATTAGGTAGAAGATTTGTCAAGGATGTATAGACTCTTTTCCAAAATACCTCGAGGGCTAGAGCCTGTGGCCAATATATTTAAGCAGGTTTgtgattattttctttttgccttGTAGAAAGTGAGTACGACTGCAAGATTTTATACTGCCAGTTTTACCAAATTGTTGTATGTGTACTAACATTTGGTACCCCAACCACAGCATGTTACTGCTGAAGGTACTGCTTTGGTTAAACAAGCTGAAGATGCTGCAAGCAACAAGAAGGTTGGTTTGCTATTAACTAATCTTAAATTTGATCTTGTGGAATTTCTTTGCATTATCAAgcttatgtttcttttctcctATTTAGTTGCAGGGTATAACATATTAATGAGTTGTGAAAAATTGTCAGTAGATTTGGACATTCTCATgcatttattgtttttatatggTGGTTTAGTAATTAATCCTTGCACAAATGAAAAGTGGGCCTGTTATGACCATGTTGGTTTTCCTTAATTAGTATGGCTTTCATACCCATGCCTGTATTGGTAAATGTTGTCCATGTTGCATAGGGGATCACATGCATATTGTATCACATAATAAAACATCACTCTTAATCTCCCAAAAGAATGTTGTCAATgtcttttgtaaaaattttggttggtttatcaaaatataatcatcGAAAGAAGTCAAGTCCTATCCATATTGCTTAATAGATGAATAATAGAGAAGGGGAAGAGGTGGTGTTTGCATAGGTCTATCTGATCAtgatatactaaaaatatgaaacatCTCTTGCTAAATGATTTcaataaacatattttcttcTAAGGTTCTTGTAATCATTTGTCGGACGCAAAAGTTTTTGATTTTCTCATTCTCAGTTTGTGCAAAATAAACTGTGGAATTTCACATGCTTTTCTCCCGAATTAGAGGCAAATGTCTGAGAAGTCTTTTGGCACGTTGAGTACCTGTATGGTGTggtttttataaatacttgtTTTTGGTCACAGAGATATCCCTAGAATACTCCATACAGCTTTCTCTGTTTACACGCAAAAACCATATTTAAGGTTGACTTACAAGCATATCATTGTGTAGGAATCAAAACAAGATATAATGTCATTGTTTAAAAAGCTTATGCTTTACATAGGTGAAGAAGTTTTTGAGTTGTTTtcccaaaaggaaaaaagttgTTCCGGAAAACATAGTGCTGTGGCTTCCTTTTCTGTTTCCTATTAATATATGCTACAGCAGTATGTCATATGTCAAACCATTTCCCACTACAAAATGGAGGAGAATGTTTTAAAATGTTCTGCTAAATATGTTTTCTATGTTTAATAAGTATTtgcataaatttctaattatttgtcATCTTTTACAGGCAGATAAGAAAGATGTCGTTGGGCTGCAGGAACAGGTAGCTTTTACTTAATCTTCTTGATCTTAAAAATGTTTTCACATGTTGAAATTAATCCTTGCTTTGGATCCAGGTATTTGTCAGAAAAGTTATCGAACTCCATGACAAATTCATGGCATATGTGAATGATTGTTTTCTAAATCACACGCTTTTCCACAAAGTAAGAATTATCTCACagcttcaattttttgtaaaagaaaacCTTCTTTCGCTCTGGCATTAATATGATTTTCACAATTCGTTTGGCCAACTTATAGGCTCTCAAAGAGGCGTTTGAAGTCTTCTGCAACAAGGGTGTTGCTGGAAGTT from Sesamum indicum cultivar Zhongzhi No. 13 linkage group LG3, S_indicum_v1.0, whole genome shotgun sequence harbors:
- the LOC105156898 gene encoding cullin-1-like → MNQRNTIDLDQGWDFMQKGITKLKNILEGLPEPQFSSEDYMMLYTTIYNMCTQKPPHDYSQQLYDKYRESFEEYITSTVLPSLREKHDEFMLRELVKRWLNHKIMVRWLSRFFHYLDRYFIARRSLPALKEVGLTCFRDLVYQEINGKVRDAVISLIDQEREGEQIDRALLKNVLDIFVEIGMGQMDYYENDFEAAMLKDTAAYYSRKASNWILDDSCPDYMLKAEECLKREKDRVSHYLHSSSETKLLEKVQHELLSVYATQLLEKEHSGCHALLRDDKVEDLSRMYRLFSKIPRGLEPVANIFKQHVTAEGTALVKQAEDAASNKKADKKDVVGLQEQVFVRKVIELHDKFMAYVNDCFLNHTLFHKALKEAFEVFCNKGVAGSSSAELLATFCDNILKKGGSEKLSDEAIEETLEKVVKLLAYISDKDLFAEFYRKKLARRLLFDKSANDEHERSILTKLKQQCGGQFTSKMEGMVTDLTLARENQASFEEYLSNNLNANPGIDLTVTVLTTGFWPSYKSFDLNLPAEMVKCVEVFREFYQTKTKHRKLTWIYSLGTCNINGKFEPKTIELIVTTYQAAALLLFNASDRLSYQEIMAQLNLSDDDVVRLLHSLSCAKYKILNKEPNTKTISPTDVFEFNSKFTDKMRRIKIPLPPVDEKKKVIEDVDKDRRYAIDASIVRIMKSRKVLGYQQLVMECVEQLGRMFKPDVKAIKKRIEDLITRDYLERDKDNPNLFKYLA
- the LOC105157060 gene encoding omega-hydroxypalmitate O-feruloyl transferase-like; protein product: MVNNMSSIMSITDQDLVKEEPILLMSPRNPVPTETIFLSNIDQAVTFPVETVFFYEVPPNMASAASTVGIAGKVKKAVEEVLLVPYYFMAGRLNFSDETKRLELVCNNAGALFVSAKSRFCLKDLGNLSHPNPSFHHFVLRPGIYKSLAETALFTIQVTRFECGGFALGFTTNHAILDGKSASEMFHNLASICRGEGLKTNHINNDRTCMKARTPPQILFPHTEYVKLARTSSLLSSFTSQKRPSPSPHIFSDKYTHKLFSFTPQMLKLLKQKAMIECSTFEAILAHIWRARTRAILGHDCDQHQDQDSTVLFAVDIRDTISPPLPSSFIGNAVITGYARTKARDLVGGPLSYGVEMVREGRERVTSEYIRSVIDWLEVYKGTPATCGCAFYVSAWWKLGFGEVDLGFGRAKHAGPIVSGNDEFVLLLDGGDCDEGGKGLGINVWIGLEKDKMERFLKCVFEM